The genome window ctacaaaagGATTATTAACTGACTTGATTATGAATATGCAGGATTGATACCAACAAAAGACTTATCAACTAatgtgactaaaaataatgtgaTTGATACCACTTTAATAATATACtgtattaaataaatatttgaattactttttatatatgattagtACATAATATTTCAGTTTATTAAActtatacaataaaatttgtagagatcATCCGTAGCATTACccactaaataaaaattaataataataagtttttccCCACATTAGAAGTTGTAATAGTTATTTGAATTCCCACTAATCACTTCATTCGAGTAGTTTTCTGACTTTCTCTTTACGTTTTACAATTAGTAGGTAGGTGCTTAAGACACAAATGAAGGTAAGTTCCATGTGAAAGGTCAGAACATGAACATGCATGGTATTTGAAAAGTCTTTTGGTGCGATGTCAAATCCTTgttcttttataaatttcaacAACCGTGCTTGAGTAAACACCAATGCCTGCAGGTTCATATAtccatttatttgttttgggtCTCTCATTATGCAAAAAGATGTTGATAGAAAATCAATTCTTTACTTCAAATGAACACAAAGGGACATTCCTAGAAGCTTCCTAGTTATAAACAATACGcatgagtaatttttttttttttttttactctaacccatcagtaatatatatatatacccatgtatatatatgttaccCTACTCAATCTATGATAGAACACACTACTAGAGAAAGTTaagaaattctcaaattttctttcctCATTTTGAATCAACTATTGTTGTATATATGGAGTTTGAGTTTGGCATGCAAATAGATATACACTTTTATGTTGGTGCATTGAGATGCTTCCAAGAGTTGAAACGGAAGTTTAGGGCACTATATTACATCTTCACGAATGTGGAGCTTTCCAAGAATGAAAACCCCCAACATTGAAGACTTCTGAGTGTTTTCCAATTTTCAATATGATACTATGTGTGTTATAATGTGTACTATGGTTAATGGatcctaattttctttttttggattttacttcTAGTTTTTGtaatcataaaaagaaaagccactcaagtttgttttcttttcttttcttttttttatacttaatttTCAATGTATTCAAGGATAACTTATCTGACTTCAACCAGTAAATAAAAGAACATAAATTTTGTGCTTTGAGTTTTTCTTAGTTATTCATATAGATCGTATGATTAGTTTTTATTACGTATTGACATGGATGCACCGTGCACATAATTGCTAACCATAGTGTAATGGTTTTGAGCTGTGTTATTTAGAGAAAGTTAGCCTATGTGTTTTGTCAACCAaattagaaatttatttattatcttattgAAGTAACATCAATCGCATTCATTGTCACATAtttatagtaataaaattaatagtaatagtttttttttttttctaattattggTATACCATCATTAATTACATGAGTAATTTTGTTGCTCCCAATACTATAAGAAAAACATTGGGTAGTGAAATTGAATTTCTTGAAAGGATCTTTGAATTAGCAATACACATTTTTTGATGGGCTAAGATAAAGGCTTGGCCCTCTTGGGTTTCTTAATTGTTCATCTTAGACCCTCTTAGTCACAATTTTGGAATTTCTAATGGCAAAAGGCTAGGTTCTTAGTGAGACAAGAGAGGCAAACTCAGGACTTGGGAAGTTAACAGTACAATATTTAAGCATCGATAATATGCCACCCATTGTAGAATATGTACCAAAACTAAGCAGGTAAAGAAGGAAGGTACAATTGCATTAGATATATGATAGTTGCCACTCTAGAAATTAAAGGCCTAGTACTTGTAACCCTTGACAAACAAACTCTCAGAAGCCAAACCACCAGCACCTCCACCAGAATACTTTCCAAGAGTGGCCTCAGAATTAGCCTTGCACCTCACCAAGAACACCTGTTGAGCTTTCCCAACGTTCTCCTTCTTTCCAGCCCATGTCTTGAGTGTGCTTTGTTGCAAAGCTCGCCcaaatgagaaagaaagagtccATGGCTTCAGCACCTCCAACCTGTTCATTGCATTAAGATTGAGTGTTGCCTCTTCCTCACTTTGCCCACCAGACAAGAACACAATCCCTGGCACTGCAGCCGGGACAGTTCGGCGGAGTGCTGTGACTGTGTACTCAGCTATCACCTCAGGTGTTACCTGTGTaacaaaacaatgcatgcaCTATTTTAGAAGGCTATGAAGACAAAATATTGTTGATATAGCAATGTGTCTAGTGAATAGATTCCATTTTGCCACATTATTAGCATTTAAACAAGAGTGATACTACtgctattataaatttaattatatgatttttacaaattaatatttaacttttacaattattgagTTGATAAGTTTTAATTGATTCTCATATGAATCTATCACTAACACCATTTTATTATCTATCATTAACGACTTGTCATATTTCAacaattgtaagaaaaaaaaaaattgagaaaaattgtgATGCTAGACTAactgaaaataattaaaaaatttatgtattatGTCGTTTCATGTGACACCCATCATATTTGTCATGTTGGTGTGTTAACCTTTGTGTAGTAAAATCAATAGTAGTTTTACCTTTGGGCTATCAGAGCCTGGTGTAACCATGTTGGGCTTTAGCAGGGTGCCTTCAAGAAGAACATGCTGATCATTCAGTGCCTTGTACACTGCCGCAAGCACAATCTCAGTGGCAGCAGCACATTTCTTAATGTCATGAGCACCATCAGTTAAAATCTCAGGCTCAACAATTGGCACCAGTCCATTCTCCTGACAAATGATTGCATAGCGAGCCAAGCCTTGAGCATTTTGTTGGATTGACAATTCAGATGGCTCATTAGGACCAATCTTGAGCACGGCACGCCACTTGGCAAAGCGTGCACCGGCCTTGTAGTACTGCTGGCACCTTGCACCAAGTGAGTCCAAGCCTTGTGTGGTGGTTTCACCATTTGTACCAGCTAACTCAACCGTGCCCTTGTCAACTTTGATGCCAGGAATGACATTGTTTTCTTGAAGGACTTCAACAAAAGGCTTACCATCTGAAGCCTTTTGGTAAAGGGTCTCCTCAAAGAGGATGACACCAGAGAGGTAGGGGAGGGCATTGGGAGAAGTGAAGAGGAGCTCGCGAAGAGCTTGGCGGTTCGACTCAATGTTCTCCACGTTAATGCTAGCTAGACGCTTGCCAATGGTGCCAGTGCTCTCATCAGCTGCCAAAATTCCCTTGCCAGGTGTGGCAATGTACCTCGCATTCTTGATAAGCTCCTCTGGAGAAGGAGAAAAGGGTTGTTTGATAAAGAAAGACTAGGTAGAAAAGTTGTAAGAATTTAGCTGCAATATCACTctaattattagtttattggcaaaaattattttaatagaaaaaaaataatcaaaagcaTGATATAGAAATGCTTTATGGTTTTACGTGTGGGACAATAACACTCTTCTGAAGACTACCATTTTATATCTTTATTCACACTCTTGAGTGTTGAGGGGTCCATTATTGGTAGGGCATATATGAttcattaaaccaaaaaaaaaaaaaaacatctccGTTTAAAATGCatctattttataattcaaattaatatattataaacctaAAATTGTATTCATTGCTATTAGATTGTAATGAAGAAAATATTTGGAGGATAAATCTTTTGAGGTTTTCAGTACACACATGATTGCAAGAGAAGAGATTCTCACagcccccacccccaccccccccccccccccccacaaaaaaaaaaaaaaaaaaaaaaaaaaaaaaaaaaagattgcaaGAGAAGATAtcttttacattttcatctctcTCACAAACATATGAATCCCACACTAgtataagatatatatatatatatatatataaacatcaTATGTATGAGATAATTATTGTCGGATGTATGAGACAATTATAGACGGATGTATGAGACAATTATAGAGACTCTACAACGTTCCTGCTGAACAATAGCCTTAgttcaattttccaaataaacagGCAGGATGGTCCTTGCTATGTGGAATGAAGCTGTCTAAACTAGCATgcaaatgaaaataatgtatGCAAAGAGTATACAAGCCATACAGAGGGCTTGTCACATCTCATTCTTATCTACATTCTAAGCAATCATAAAGCTTGAtacagagagtgagagagaagacTCACCTGCATACTTTCCTACAAAGGCCGACATGGTTACAAGCTATCAGTTGATATTGGCTTTGGATAAAAAGGGATATATATAGATAACAGGACGAAAGTGCAAAAACCAAGTTTCCACTGGCACCAACCTATATAGATCAGCTTTCATGGAATATACCCTCAGAATCAATCCATGCCATGCACCAACACGTGTCCAAAGATTAGCCCAAGGAGTTTTATCATCCTCGGATAAAGCAATGAGTGATCACTCTCTTAGCCAAGTGGAAGTGGCAAATCCATCCACTACTACAAAATTCATATTCACCTCTCGTGGACTTCGATATTGTGTGGAAAACCTCTCTTCCATCATCCACTTTGCTCTTTTTTAACAACTTTAAGAGGTGCtataaaacacaaacaaatttttGTGGTTTCTATTAATCTGTCTCATGCACccatttgtatatattttttagaccTATCTCAATCCCCTTTAAATATCATAGTAACTTATCTTAAATCATAAAGCggcaacaaatatctgaaaGGAATAAAACCAgaatataaaaacaattaaggGCACATTCAGACTAGTGTAACAACGATGAAGCAACAAagaattttattaagtaaataTATGGGTTCACAAATACATATATCATGGGAAGGCTATTAATCAGTTTCAACTTGTGACAGTaaagattacttttttatactttctccccctataaagGCAAGTTTTTATTGGGGGTTGACTATCTAGAACAGTctgagagcaaaaaaaatttccaactGCCTACTGTAATAAATTGCTATCCAatacatttatgttgtaatgTCTTATTATAAACACAAATGGGCTTGCAGCCAAACACCCCAAGGGACCCCGGATTTCTAAAAACGAAGTAAAAAAAGTGtggaataaaaagaagatactttctaagtttcaattgagtcaaaattgtttcaaaattcTGAATGACCTGGGCCAGCACAATATGATTTAAGCAAATTCGGCTGTTTATCCACACTTTAGTGCTGATGATAAACTCAAAATGAGGGGTTTGGACTAATCAGCAGCCTCAATGGAACTACTGTGAAGGGGCCACCACTTGCTGGTCGTCATCATCCGTTCCAAAATATCGGTCACCAAACTCACCCATGCCAGGAATGACACGGAAATCATTATTTAGACCCATCTCA of Quercus lobata isolate SW786 chromosome 8, ValleyOak3.0 Primary Assembly, whole genome shotgun sequence contains these proteins:
- the LOC115954797 gene encoding fructose-bisphosphate aldolase, cytoplasmic isozyme 1, whose amino-acid sequence is MSAFVGKYAEELIKNARYIATPGKGILAADESTGTIGKRLASINVENIESNRQALRELLFTSPNALPYLSGVILFEETLYQKASDGKPFVEVLQENNVIPGIKVDKGTVELAGTNGETTTQGLDSLGARCQQYYKAGARFAKWRAVLKIGPNEPSELSIQQNAQGLARYAIICQENGLVPIVEPEILTDGAHDIKKCAAATEIVLAAVYKALNDQHVLLEGTLLKPNMVTPGSDSPKVTPEVIAEYTVTALRRTVPAAVPGIVFLSGGQSEEEATLNLNAMNRLEVLKPWTLSFSFGRALQQSTLKTWAGKKENVGKAQQVFLVRCKANSEATLGKYSGGGAGGLASESLFVKGYKY